Proteins encoded within one genomic window of Dyadobacter chenhuakuii:
- a CDS encoding RagB/SusD family nutrient uptake outer membrane protein yields MKRKIFIYNVALAAGLFLTSACDSKLDVDPTQSIDETAALSTSKDVEVTLIGCYDALQDVDVYGGAFQYASELLGNNDEIAFGGTFRNMLEISARQLTTQNLTAELIWRDSYIAINRCNNVLSALSIVDEEKRARIEGEARFIRGSLYFDLVRLYAKTWGDGDNATNPGVPLVLKPTRVVTEEDKLARNSVAEVYAQVLEDLNAAKSLLPESNTIYATKYAASAQLSRVYLQQSNFALARDEANAVIASGKYTLNSDFESLFYTFLNNGGANPAEYIFAMIVTQQDGVNDLNTFFGTTIDDIPGTGGRGDIRILNKHRALYEAGDKRGEFFLTPTNNTYTQKHLDNLGNVLQFRLAEMYLTRAEANFRLGTVVGATPLADINRIRARAGLKATTAVTLASILKERHLELAFEGLALHDAKRNKQNISTIPYNSPRLIFPIPQREIDVNQKLVQNEGYN; encoded by the coding sequence ATGAAAAGAAAAATATTCATATATAATGTGGCATTAGCCGCCGGGTTGTTTTTGACGAGTGCCTGCGATAGCAAACTGGACGTTGACCCAACACAAAGTATCGACGAAACGGCCGCATTAAGCACATCGAAAGACGTAGAAGTGACGCTGATCGGCTGTTACGACGCTTTGCAGGATGTTGACGTTTATGGTGGCGCTTTTCAATACGCTTCCGAGCTTCTGGGCAATAATGATGAAATCGCCTTCGGCGGGACATTCAGGAATATGCTCGAAATATCTGCCAGACAGCTTACGACACAAAACCTGACTGCCGAATTGATCTGGCGCGACTCCTATATTGCGATCAACCGCTGCAACAATGTGCTGTCAGCGCTGAGCATTGTGGACGAAGAAAAGCGGGCACGCATCGAAGGCGAGGCGAGATTTATCCGTGGTTCGTTGTATTTCGACCTTGTAAGATTGTATGCTAAAACCTGGGGAGACGGAGATAACGCAACGAATCCAGGCGTTCCGCTCGTGCTCAAACCAACACGCGTTGTGACTGAGGAAGATAAGCTGGCGAGAAACTCGGTGGCCGAAGTGTACGCGCAGGTTTTGGAAGATTTGAATGCTGCAAAATCGCTGCTACCCGAATCCAACACCATTTACGCGACAAAATATGCCGCATCGGCTCAGCTTTCGAGGGTTTATTTACAGCAAAGCAATTTCGCTTTGGCACGCGATGAGGCTAATGCCGTAATTGCATCAGGCAAATACACCCTGAACAGCGACTTTGAATCACTATTCTACACCTTCTTAAACAATGGTGGCGCCAATCCTGCTGAATATATTTTCGCGATGATTGTGACCCAACAGGACGGTGTAAATGATTTAAACACATTTTTCGGAACTACCATTGATGACATTCCGGGAACTGGCGGACGCGGTGATATCCGTATTCTGAATAAGCACAGGGCACTTTATGAAGCAGGCGACAAGCGCGGCGAATTTTTCCTGACGCCAACCAACAATACATATACGCAAAAGCATCTTGACAATTTGGGCAATGTATTGCAGTTCCGTTTGGCCGAAATGTATCTCACACGGGCGGAAGCAAACTTCCGGCTCGGAACTGTCGTAGGCGCGACGCCGCTAGCCGACATTAACCGCATCAGGGCCAGAGCAGGACTGAAAGCGACAACGGCTGTAACATTGGCTTCCATCCTGAAAGAGCGCCACTTAGAACTTGCTTTTGAAGGCCTGGCGCTCCATGATGCAAAACGGAATAAGCAAAACATCAGCACAATCCCCTATAATTCGCCCAGACTGATCTTCCCTATCCCGCAACGCGAGATCGATGTAAATCAGAAACTGGTTCAGAATGAGGGCTATAATTAA
- a CDS encoding DUF4302 domain-containing protein — MKKSILYLLFLCVSLTACENNDDTLFEETADARLNAALTSYEKQLVESPYGWNAVIYPGGGGTYGFHFKFDAKNRVTMYSDFSDESAAKPKESSYRLKAVQTPVLIFDTYSYLHILSDPDEEVNGGVRGDGLLSDFEFSIFPDSVKSESITLVGRKNNSRLVLTKATQAQAASYAAGNLAKGALFNNITKYQAYFKRVTLGNVTYEITLSPSTRTIKMTWLDGNIPKVFTSNYYFTEAGVAFSSPLVNGSQTINGFTNVTWNANAGQVGVTGAGLKGTVVSATKPLSVDLAASRRWWQEPIESGGDWRSLQGFHVNGVDDAFKIQDLTEDGAQYAFVIYQPGYDATYDLFGPIFFKDDALRLIYGFAPDTPTFASDGRIIFRDAGTLGKAPATGPAVETAKLLYEPSGYYLIQTSSSTYDMVSAKDAKSWISWQ, encoded by the coding sequence ATGAAAAAATCCATTTTATATCTGCTGTTTTTATGCGTCTCTCTCACGGCTTGTGAAAATAACGACGACACATTGTTTGAAGAAACAGCCGATGCGCGACTGAACGCAGCGCTGACATCCTACGAAAAGCAACTTGTGGAGTCTCCATATGGCTGGAATGCAGTCATTTATCCTGGCGGTGGCGGGACTTACGGTTTTCATTTCAAATTTGATGCTAAGAACCGCGTCACCATGTACTCCGATTTTTCCGATGAGTCTGCTGCCAAACCAAAGGAAAGCAGTTACCGCCTGAAAGCAGTGCAAACGCCGGTTCTGATCTTTGATACCTATTCCTATCTCCACATTCTGTCTGATCCGGACGAGGAGGTAAATGGCGGTGTGCGCGGCGACGGGCTGTTGTCTGATTTCGAGTTCAGCATCTTTCCGGATTCGGTTAAATCGGAATCGATTACACTTGTTGGCAGGAAAAATAATAGCAGACTTGTTTTGACCAAAGCAACCCAGGCGCAGGCAGCATCATATGCGGCGGGTAATCTGGCAAAAGGCGCTTTGTTCAATAATATCACAAAGTATCAGGCCTATTTCAAAAGGGTTACTTTGGGAAATGTGACCTATGAAATTACATTAAGCCCAAGTACGCGCACCATTAAAATGACGTGGCTGGATGGAAACATTCCGAAAGTTTTTACCAGCAATTATTACTTTACAGAGGCAGGTGTGGCATTCTCCTCGCCGTTGGTCAATGGTTCACAAACCATCAACGGGTTTACAAATGTAACATGGAATGCTAATGCGGGCCAGGTCGGGGTTACCGGGGCTGGTTTGAAGGGAACCGTAGTAAGTGCCACCAAGCCGCTATCCGTGGATCTGGCGGCATCCAGAAGATGGTGGCAAGAGCCGATTGAATCCGGCGGAGACTGGCGTTCACTGCAAGGATTTCATGTAAATGGCGTCGACGATGCATTTAAAATACAAGACCTAACAGAAGATGGAGCGCAATACGCTTTTGTCATTTACCAGCCTGGATATGATGCAACTTATGACCTTTTTGGTCCAATATTTTTTAAAGATGATGCGCTAAGACTTATTTACGGTTTTGCGCCCGATACACCGACTTTTGCCAGCGATGGCCGTATCATTTTCCGTGATGCAGGAACGTTAGGTAAGGCTCCTGCAACAGGCCCGGCAGTAGAAACTGCTAAGTTGCTATATGAACCGAGCGGCTATTATCTTATCCAAACTTCTTCATCAACGTATGATATGGTCAGCGCAAAGGATGCCAAATCGTGGATCAGCTGGCAGTAA
- a CDS encoding zinc-binding metallopeptidase: MMIKQLHKLFFAALFLTVGLSSCKEEEIGEAEDIPGLGGDEWVQGPIDKWILDSLVTPYNISAKYKWDQFEFGNITKTLVPPDESQVVPLLSTIKKAWTMPYVQEAGKVFYNKFSPKFFILSGSNEYNAEGSVTLGTAEGGRKVVLFGVNLFKIKGMAGYDAARDSSFVKDWFLHTIHHEFGHILHQTVLYPVEYKAVSRSLYQGGNWINWSDNDARRDGFITAYSSLNFDEDFVEMIAMMLTEGKAGFDKIVNAIPEGTSPRGTTKAQAQAALRQKEAIVVAYYKNTWKIDFYSLQNRVRGSMNKLF, encoded by the coding sequence ATGATGATAAAACAGTTACATAAATTATTCTTCGCAGCATTGTTCCTGACGGTGGGATTAAGCAGCTGCAAGGAGGAGGAAATAGGGGAGGCGGAAGATATTCCAGGCCTCGGAGGTGACGAATGGGTGCAGGGACCGATCGACAAATGGATCCTGGACAGTCTTGTAACACCTTATAACATTTCGGCCAAGTACAAATGGGACCAGTTTGAATTTGGTAACATTACCAAAACGCTCGTTCCGCCGGACGAGTCACAGGTTGTGCCGCTGCTGAGCACCATCAAAAAAGCCTGGACTATGCCGTATGTGCAGGAAGCAGGGAAAGTTTTTTATAACAAATTTTCGCCCAAATTCTTCATTTTATCCGGCAGTAACGAGTATAATGCAGAAGGGTCGGTCACGCTTGGAACGGCAGAGGGCGGCCGTAAGGTTGTATTATTCGGTGTTAATCTTTTCAAGATAAAGGGAATGGCAGGATATGATGCGGCCCGGGATTCGTCCTTTGTAAAAGACTGGTTTTTACATACGATCCATCACGAATTTGGTCACATTTTGCATCAGACTGTTCTTTACCCTGTTGAATATAAGGCCGTTTCAAGATCATTATACCAAGGCGGAAACTGGATCAACTGGTCGGATAACGATGCGCGCCGGGATGGCTTCATTACGGCTTACAGTTCGCTGAATTTCGATGAGGATTTTGTGGAAATGATCGCCATGATGCTGACGGAAGGGAAAGCCGGTTTTGACAAAATTGTAAATGCTATTCCCGAAGGCACCAGCCCGCGGGGGACGACCAAAGCGCAGGCACAAGCGGCATTAAGACAAAAGGAAGCGATTGTGGTCGCTTATTATAAAAACACCTGGAAAATTGATTTTTACAGCCTGCAAAACAGGGTTAGGGGATCAATGAACAAGCTTTTTTAA
- a CDS encoding RagB/SusD family nutrient uptake outer membrane protein produces MSKTKIFKKILFVLPLFMLAGCEEFLSTEPDSTRATINTPQQVSQLLTTAYPQGGYVVFAESMSDNVADKGIGEDDKTNRASFLFEEVEATVDEQDSPDQYWAECYRAISVANQALDIISKSSNPSQYDAQRGEALVARAYAHFMLVNFFSKFFDPSQPNTEPGVPYVTEPETVVLKKYERGTVSSVYQKIEQDLVEGLPLISDGSYTIPKYHFNRAAANAFAARFYLVKRDYPKVVQYANAVFPGSSIVDNLRPWNTTYSSLSPQELYNTYSRASQNANLMLVETASLFGRHVARYRFGMNFQKWQEISASENIINDSPGWSYPLYSQGDNNYLIPKLNEYFVRESVNAEIGQPYVMLPIFTAEEVLFNRAEANAFLGNTAASLADLNLFVSKRVGGYQPAKHTVTAASIRRFFGPVNLRDGIISTILSFKRVEFVQEGMRWFDLQRYALPVTHQTVNGGTLTVQANDPRRILQIPQSATLAGIEQNKR; encoded by the coding sequence ATGAGCAAGACTAAAATTTTTAAAAAGATACTTTTCGTTCTGCCGCTCTTTATGCTGGCGGGTTGCGAAGAATTTCTTTCAACAGAACCGGATAGTACCAGGGCCACGATCAACACGCCGCAACAGGTTTCTCAGTTGCTTACAACAGCTTATCCGCAAGGAGGTTATGTTGTTTTTGCGGAGTCTATGAGCGATAATGTTGCAGACAAGGGCATTGGCGAAGATGATAAGACGAACCGCGCATCTTTTCTTTTTGAAGAAGTGGAGGCCACGGTCGATGAACAGGATTCCCCTGATCAGTACTGGGCTGAATGTTACCGCGCCATTTCTGTTGCTAATCAGGCGCTGGACATTATCAGTAAATCTTCAAATCCGTCGCAATATGATGCCCAGCGAGGTGAAGCATTAGTGGCGCGGGCTTATGCACATTTCATGCTGGTCAATTTTTTCAGCAAATTTTTCGATCCCAGCCAGCCGAATACAGAGCCGGGCGTTCCCTATGTTACTGAACCTGAAACGGTTGTTTTGAAAAAATACGAAAGAGGCACCGTTTCCAGTGTGTATCAAAAAATTGAGCAGGATTTGGTTGAAGGTTTGCCGCTGATCAGTGACGGTTCATACACCATTCCGAAATACCATTTCAACCGGGCAGCAGCGAATGCATTTGCGGCGCGTTTTTATCTGGTAAAAAGGGATTATCCCAAAGTGGTGCAGTATGCCAATGCGGTTTTTCCGGGCAGCAGCATTGTGGATAACCTCCGCCCCTGGAACACAACCTATTCCAGTCTTTCGCCACAGGAACTTTACAACACTTATTCAAGAGCAAGTCAGAATGCTAACCTGATGCTCGTAGAAACTGCTTCCCTTTTCGGAAGACATGTTGCGCGTTATCGTTTTGGAATGAATTTCCAGAAATGGCAGGAAATTTCAGCAAGTGAAAACATTATCAATGATTCGCCGGGATGGTCTTATCCATTGTATTCCCAGGGAGATAACAATTATCTGATCCCTAAACTGAATGAATATTTTGTAAGAGAATCCGTCAATGCGGAAATTGGGCAGCCCTATGTCATGTTGCCGATTTTCACGGCGGAGGAAGTCCTTTTCAACCGCGCCGAGGCCAATGCATTCCTGGGAAATACCGCCGCTTCCCTGGCGGATCTGAATTTATTTGTGAGCAAGCGTGTCGGCGGCTATCAGCCTGCTAAGCATACTGTTACAGCCGCGAGTATCCGCAGGTTTTTTGGGCCGGTCAATCTCCGGGACGGGATCATTAGTACAATCTTGTCTTTCAAACGCGTCGAATTCGTCCAGGAAGGCATGCGCTGGTTCGATTTGCAGCGCTATGCGCTGCCCGTGACCCACCAAACGGTTAATGGCGGCACGCTCACGGTTCAGGCCAATGATCCGAGACGAATTTTACAAATTCCACAATCCGCAACACTGGCAGGCATTGAACAAAACAAGCGATGA
- a CDS encoding SusC/RagA family TonB-linked outer membrane protein gives MNVLYRISGLSRLSFLLAFFVFLSSSISVFSNTISTADIDIKGVVKSATGETLVGSTVRVKGTQKGTVTNEKGEFVLQGVNEGATLVVTMIGFLPKEVKAARSVSIELAEDAVGLQDVVVTGFQQIDKNKFTGSAVTLKTDDVKIDGLPDVSRMLEGRAAGVSVQNVSGTFGAAPKVRIRGATSLNGDNKPLWVIDGVVQEDIVNISNDQLSSGDPTTLLGSAVAGVNPADIETFDILKDAAAAALYGARAMNGVIVITTKKGKSGKPVITYSGNFSTQLTPSYRNFNIMNSAQQMSVLGELERKGFLTSSVLSKPDYGVYGKYYNSLAGDDQGNFPLANTQEAKRNFLLGYARTNTDWFDVLFKQNFIQEHSVSVSFGTDKSQSYVSTSYLDDNGWTIADKVKRYTLNFKNNYQLSPRITLGLLTLASVRRQEAPGSLSRRSNPVEGKFDRDFDINPFSYALNTSRTLTAYDENGNLEFFRRNFAPFNIVSELENNRIKLNLADIKLQGDFSYKITDNITYDFIGALRYIQTGREHIITENSNMANAYRAADNSTIALANKYLYTDPDVPNAYPVVVLPSGGFYNRNEDQMLFYNIRNNIRYNKTFNERHAVNVLAGQEIKYTNRQNSNNTGYGFQYGQGGTPFVDYRILKQTIEANFQYYGMRMDYERFAAFYGSAGYTLDDKYNFTGYVRYDGSNGFGKSAIARWLPTYTVAGSWNFDRENFIKRFKWLSMGRLRASYGLSADTGPATNSAALFQSIITRRPYGDEKESAIQLASLENTELTWEKLYSGNVGLDLGFLANRINLSVDGYIRNSFDLIDQIKTSGIGGQIYKVANYADMQSYGVDFSLDGVLFKNKDWDFRSRVTVGYARTQITNVDNSPGIFDLVKAEGANVKGRPVRSLFSIKYDALNPTTGVPIFLNENGEVSSDVYLQDQNVGYLKYEGPVDPPFTGGFNNTLTYKDLSLNVFITYQAGNKIRLNPLYKDTFSDLDAMPREFLDRWVMAGDESVTTVPSISDMLEKQYLSGTYPYNIYNYSTERVARGDFIRLKSVSLAYKVPLVVAARYGFKGASIQLSSINPWLIYADKKLKGQDPEFFNSGGVAQPIQKQFTVALKLTL, from the coding sequence ATGAATGTTCTCTATCGGATCAGTGGCCTGAGTCGGCTTTCATTTTTGCTTGCATTCTTCGTTTTCCTTTCCAGTTCAATTTCTGTTTTTTCAAATACAATATCCACTGCGGATATTGACATTAAGGGCGTTGTCAAAAGCGCGACCGGAGAAACGTTGGTTGGGTCGACAGTCCGGGTGAAAGGAACGCAAAAAGGCACGGTAACGAACGAAAAAGGTGAGTTTGTGCTGCAAGGAGTGAATGAGGGTGCCACGCTGGTTGTAACAATGATCGGATTTTTGCCCAAAGAAGTGAAAGCTGCGCGAAGTGTTTCTATCGAACTCGCCGAGGATGCAGTGGGCTTGCAGGATGTGGTAGTAACTGGTTTTCAGCAAATTGATAAAAATAAATTTACAGGATCGGCTGTAACATTAAAAACGGACGATGTCAAAATCGACGGTCTGCCCGATGTTAGCCGGATGCTCGAAGGACGTGCAGCGGGGGTTTCTGTCCAAAACGTTTCCGGAACATTCGGCGCTGCGCCCAAAGTGCGGATTCGCGGTGCAACTTCATTGAATGGCGATAACAAGCCACTATGGGTGATTGACGGTGTCGTGCAGGAAGATATTGTGAACATTTCCAATGATCAGCTTTCAAGCGGCGATCCCACAACATTGCTGGGCTCCGCAGTGGCAGGGGTTAACCCGGCTGATATTGAGACATTTGATATTCTTAAAGACGCTGCCGCCGCCGCGCTCTATGGTGCGCGAGCCATGAACGGTGTAATCGTGATCACTACGAAAAAAGGGAAAAGCGGCAAGCCTGTCATTACGTATTCCGGGAATTTTAGCACGCAGCTGACTCCTAGTTACAGGAATTTCAACATTATGAACTCCGCTCAGCAAATGTCCGTGCTGGGTGAGCTCGAAAGAAAAGGATTCCTTACTTCCAGCGTCCTGTCCAAACCCGATTATGGTGTTTATGGCAAATATTACAATTCCCTCGCAGGCGACGACCAGGGAAATTTTCCCCTCGCCAATACGCAGGAAGCGAAGCGGAATTTCTTGCTGGGATACGCCCGGACCAACACCGACTGGTTTGATGTCCTTTTCAAGCAAAACTTCATTCAGGAACATTCTGTAAGCGTATCATTCGGGACAGACAAATCACAATCTTATGTATCAACCAGTTATCTCGATGATAATGGCTGGACAATTGCTGATAAGGTCAAGCGATACACATTAAACTTTAAAAACAATTACCAGCTTTCACCGAGAATTACGCTCGGGCTGCTGACGCTTGCTTCCGTAAGAAGACAGGAAGCGCCTGGTTCGCTGAGCCGGAGAAGCAATCCGGTCGAAGGCAAGTTTGACAGGGATTTCGACATTAATCCTTTCAGCTACGCGCTCAATACGAGCAGGACGCTGACTGCTTATGACGAAAATGGAAACCTTGAATTTTTCAGAAGAAACTTCGCACCATTCAACATCGTATCGGAGCTGGAAAACAACCGGATCAAGCTTAATCTGGCCGATATCAAATTGCAGGGTGATTTTTCCTATAAAATCACGGATAACATTACCTATGATTTTATAGGTGCGTTGCGCTACATTCAAACGGGCCGCGAGCACATTATCACCGAAAATTCCAATATGGCCAATGCATATCGCGCGGCGGATAACTCGACGATTGCATTAGCAAACAAATATCTCTACACCGATCCCGATGTGCCCAATGCATATCCTGTGGTTGTGCTCCCTAGCGGTGGTTTCTACAACCGGAACGAGGATCAGATGTTGTTTTATAACATTCGTAACAACATCAGATACAATAAAACATTTAATGAAAGGCACGCTGTCAATGTGCTGGCAGGGCAGGAGATTAAATATACTAACCGGCAAAATTCCAATAACACCGGTTACGGCTTTCAATATGGGCAGGGTGGGACGCCGTTTGTGGATTACCGGATCTTGAAACAGACCATTGAGGCCAATTTCCAATATTACGGCATGCGGATGGATTACGAGCGTTTCGCTGCATTTTACGGAAGCGCCGGTTATACATTAGACGACAAGTACAATTTCACAGGTTATGTCCGCTACGATGGTTCCAACGGCTTCGGAAAGTCGGCCATAGCACGCTGGCTGCCAACGTACACTGTAGCAGGTTCCTGGAATTTTGACCGTGAGAATTTTATCAAAAGGTTTAAATGGCTCAGTATGGGTCGGTTGCGCGCGAGTTATGGACTTTCTGCGGACACTGGCCCGGCAACAAACTCAGCAGCATTGTTCCAGAGCATCATTACCAGACGCCCTTATGGTGATGAAAAAGAGTCTGCTATACAGCTTGCTTCTCTCGAAAACACAGAACTTACCTGGGAGAAGCTTTACAGCGGAAACGTGGGATTGGATCTTGGCTTTCTGGCTAATCGCATAAACCTGAGCGTGGACGGTTACATTCGCAACAGCTTCGACCTGATCGATCAAATCAAGACGTCGGGAATAGGGGGGCAGATTTATAAAGTGGCCAACTACGCCGATATGCAATCCTATGGTGTGGATTTTTCGTTGGATGGGGTTTTATTTAAAAACAAAGACTGGGATTTCCGCTCGCGTGTGACGGTGGGTTATGCCCGTACACAGATCACGAATGTGGATAACAGCCCCGGCATCTTTGACCTTGTCAAAGCAGAAGGCGCCAATGTAAAAGGAAGACCCGTTCGGAGTTTATTCTCGATTAAATATGACGCACTGAATCCGACAACGGGCGTGCCTATCTTTTTGAACGAAAATGGTGAAGTCAGTTCGGATGTTTATCTGCAAGATCAGAATGTAGGTTACCTCAAATATGAAGGGCCGGTTGACCCACCATTTACAGGCGGTTTTAATAACACATTAACTTATAAAGATCTGTCGCTGAATGTGTTTATAACGTATCAGGCCGGAAACAAAATTCGCCTCAACCCGCTTTACAAGGACACATTCAGTGATCTGGATGCCATGCCGAGAGAATTCCTAGATAGGTGGGTAATGGCAGGTGATGAAAGCGTAACAACTGTTCCATCCATCAGCGATATGCTTGAAAAACAATATCTGTCAGGAACATATCCCTATAACATCTATAATTATTCAACCGAGCGCGTTGCCAGAGGGGATTTTATCAGATTGAAATCAGTCTCACTGGCATATAAAGTCCCGTTGGTCGTTGCTGCAAGATACGGTTTCAAAGGAGCGAGCATTCAGCTTTCATCTATCAATCCATGGTTGATTTATGCGGATAAAAAATTGAAAGGACAGGATCCTGAGTTTTTCAACTCGGGTGGTGTGGCCCAGCCGATCCAGAAGCAATTCACGGTGGCACTCAAACTAACATTATGA
- a CDS encoding precorrin-2 dehydrogenase/sirohydrochlorin ferrochelatase family protein, which produces MNNLFPIFLKLENLHTLIVGGGYVGLEKITAVLDNSPLANVTLVSPDIRQEIRDIANLNSRISLIERRFEDADLDTKDMVIVATNDKLENARIAGVARSRNMLVNVADTPAICDFYLSSVVRKGNLKVAISTNGMSPTLAKRLKEVLGEALPDNLETAMEQLKAVRDMLKGDFAFKVEELNRITSVLTEKKK; this is translated from the coding sequence ATGAACAATCTCTTCCCGATCTTCCTCAAACTCGAAAACCTGCATACGCTTATCGTGGGTGGAGGATATGTAGGACTGGAAAAAATCACAGCGGTGCTGGACAATTCGCCCCTTGCCAATGTTACGCTCGTTTCCCCCGACATCCGCCAGGAAATACGCGATATAGCAAACCTGAATTCCCGGATAAGTTTAATTGAACGCAGGTTTGAGGACGCGGATCTTGACACGAAAGACATGGTTATTGTCGCAACCAATGATAAGCTGGAAAACGCCCGGATCGCCGGCGTAGCCAGGTCGCGGAACATGCTTGTCAATGTGGCCGATACGCCCGCAATCTGCGATTTTTATCTTTCTTCGGTGGTGAGGAAAGGGAATTTGAAAGTGGCGATTTCCACAAATGGAATGTCCCCAACGCTCGCCAAGCGTTTGAAGGAGGTTTTAGGCGAAGCCTTGCCCGATAATCTGGAAACGGCAATGGAGCAGTTAAAGGCAGTTAGGGATATGTTAAAGGGCGATTTTGCCTTTAAAGTTGAAGAATTGAACCGCATTACTTCCGTTTTGACAGAGAAAAAAAAATAG